A genomic window from Centroberyx gerrardi isolate f3 chromosome 14, fCenGer3.hap1.cur.20231027, whole genome shotgun sequence includes:
- the fam131c gene encoding protein FAM131C — MGACLCKGHKELHHPMTVLQGQAEEGQPPAAKDGQNPSNGSMADKTNHYDIGELATSSLLGLVATIKEHITKPTAMAQGRVAHLIEWKGWGGGGEAGGGGAGWTGAWGKGGGGWGGMGAELQEDEQFYSQMTDEIKEARFAAGVAEQFALAEAAMNVWSMNDGLEQPSTSLQAQSHFLSHFLLDGGSVGVPQHLYSIHTQTYQDGGHPLEDGRTVTAETAVRHVDSSSLSEDDVFYN, encoded by the exons ATGGGCGCCTGCCTCTGcaaaggtcacaaag AGCTCCACCACCCCATGACAGTGCTGCAGGGCCAGGCTGAGGAGGGTCAGCCGCCCGCTGCTAAG GATGGCCAGAATCCCTCCAACGGCAGCATGGCAGATAAAACCAACCACTATGACATCGGGGAGCTGGCCACCTCCTCCCTGCTGG GTCTGGTGGCCACGATAAAGGAGCACATCACCAAGCCAACGGCGATGGCCCAGGGGCGAGTTGCCCACCTGATTGAGTGGAAGGGTTGGGGAGGAGGCGGCGAGGCCGGGGGAGGCGGGGCGGGTTGGACCGGGGCCTGGggtaaaggaggaggaggctggggagggaTGGGGGCAGAACTGCAGGAGGATGAGCAATTCTACTCCCAAATGACCGACGAGATCAAGGAAGCTCGCTTCGCCGCAG GAGTGGCAGAGCAGTTTGCCCTCGCTGAGGCAGCCATGAATGTGTGGTCCATGAACGACGGCTTGGAACAGCCCTCCACCAGCTTGCAAG CACAAAGCCACTTCCTTTCTCACTTCTTGCTGGACGGTGGAAGTGTTGGCGTTCCCCAGCATCTGTACAGCATCCACACCCAGACTTAT CAGGACGGAGGTCATCCCTTAGAGGATGGACGCACTGTGACTGCAGAGACCGCCGTCCGCCACGTGGACAGCAGCTCACTATCTGAGGATGACGTTTTTTATAACTAG